The sequence below is a genomic window from Henriciella marina DSM 19595.
GACACTTGCGATGAAAAGCGCTTTCAGCATGCCCTTGAGTATGATCGTCGCTGCGGTCTCGGCAAGGCCCGATTGCGGCAATCAGGCGGCAGGCTGCAAAAGGCCTTCTTTCAGCAGGGCCGCTTCCAGTGTCGCCGCGTCCGTAAAATGGTATGCGCGAAAGCCGAATTCGCGCGCCGCCTCGACATTCTTCAGGCTGTCATCGATGAAGAACACAGTGCTTTTGTCTGGATGCCCCATGCGTTGATGGGCAAGCGCATAGATAGCCGGGTCCGGCTTGATCAGCTCTTCCTCACCAGAGACGACCACGTCGCGAAAGAGTTTCAGCATCGGGAATCGCTCGACCGTTTCCGGCCAGATTTCAGCTGACATGTTCGAAAGGGCGTAGAGCGGTAGCTGCGCTTCTTCGAGGCGCGCGATCAGCGCGGGCACGCCGGTGACATAGCCGTCAAACATTTCGAACCAGCGTTCGTGCCAGGCATCGATTTCGTCTGAATAGTGCGGGAAATCCTGCTTCAGCAGGCGCGCGCCTTCGGCAAAGGTCCGGCCCCGGTCATGCTCGACATGCCAGTCCATATTGCAGACATCGCGGCAGAAGGCCTGCGCCTCTGCTTCGGTCTGGAATATCTTGCGGTACAGGCGCAAGGGAAGCCAGTCGATCACGACATTGCCGAGATCGAAAAGCACAATAGCGCCAGACCCGGCAGAGGTTTCCCTGCCCGGCGCTGACGACGTCATCTTCTGCTTAACCCTGCTTTGCTTTAAAGCGTGGGTCGGTTTTATTGATGACGTAAGTGCGGCCCTTGCGGCGCACGACCTTGCAATCGCGGTGACGCGTTCTCAAGGATTTGAGTGAAGATTTAACTTTCATCGGACTGCCCCGGCGATCTTTGAAAACTCGTAAGGGGCGGCAGATACAGAATGGTCTATTCAGAGTCAACGCCGCTGACGCACTGCGACAGCAAAAGGAAGAAGCTAGTTATGACGCGTACCAACAGGGTTCTACAACGCTGGACACTTGCCGCAGGATTGGCCGCCTTCATCGGCGCCTGCGCCGCGACCCCGCAGCCAGCGCCGCAGACCGCCGCGCCGACTCCACCCTCTCAAAAGCCGCAGGCCGCACACACGACCGTGCAGGCGCCGGCAGAGAGCGGCGCCGCCTATAGCGCGCCGGTTCAACGCACGACAGTTGCATCGCCCGGTAACCCTCGCGGAACACCTGGCACGCCTGCCTTTTCTGGCCCCACAGGCCCTTTCACGCCAACCGGCAATGCAGACATGGACGCCTGGCGCCAGGACTTCGTGGCGCGTGCGACC
It includes:
- a CDS encoding HAD family hydrolase, with amino-acid sequence MTSSAPGRETSAGSGAIVLFDLGNVVIDWLPLRLYRKIFQTEAEAQAFCRDVCNMDWHVEHDRGRTFAEGARLLKQDFPHYSDEIDAWHERWFEMFDGYVTGVPALIARLEEAQLPLYALSNMSAEIWPETVERFPMLKLFRDVVVSGEEELIKPDPAIYALAHQRMGHPDKSTVFFIDDSLKNVEAAREFGFRAYHFTDAATLEAALLKEGLLQPAA
- the ykgO gene encoding type B 50S ribosomal protein L36, yielding MKVKSSLKSLRTRHRDCKVVRRKGRTYVINKTDPRFKAKQG